From a single Patescibacteria group bacterium genomic region:
- the rsmH gene encoding 16S rRNA (cytosine(1402)-N(4))-methyltransferase RsmH, producing the protein MEYRHVPVMLDEVIEYLDPKEGEYYIDGTLGGAGYTVAIAKRLGEKGKLMSFDLDPWSIEIASEILKKEKLNNIILENTNFKNIYESAENNFRKNNEEKFDEGLFSGIVFDLGLSNAQLEDTNRGFSFKDETPLNMAFGDNNNRTWDLVNNYSREELEIIIKELGEEKFHKRIVGGIFDARKKGSIDTTKDLVEIIEEAVPAFYKRQKIHCATKTFQALRIETNEELKNIEKALPDSLRLLKMGGRIAVISYHSLEDRIVKNLFKKESIDCHCPPSFPVCQCGHKASIKIITKKILQASEEELARNPKARSAKMRVAEKI; encoded by the coding sequence ATGGAATATAGACATGTCCCAGTTATGCTTGATGAGGTTATTGAATATCTTGACCCCAAAGAAGGAGAATATTATATAGATGGAACATTGGGAGGAGCTGGTTACACAGTAGCAATTGCAAAAAGATTAGGGGAAAAAGGAAAGTTGATGTCCTTTGATTTAGACCCTTGGTCAATAGAAATCGCTTCAGAAATTTTAAAAAAAGAAAAATTAAATAATATAATTTTAGAAAACACTAATTTTAAAAATATTTATGAATCTGCCGAGAATAATTTTAGAAAAAATAATGAAGAAAAATTTGATGAAGGTCTTTTCTCTGGTATCGTTTTTGACCTCGGTTTATCAAATGCGCAGTTAGAGGACACTAATAGAGGATTCTCCTTTAAGGATGAAACACCATTAAATATGGCATTTGGTGATAATAACAACAGAACGTGGGATTTGGTAAATAATTACAGTAGGGAAGAATTGGAAATAATTATAAAAGAGTTAGGTGAAGAAAAGTTTCATAAAAGGATAGTAGGAGGAATATTTGATGCCCGAAAAAAAGGAAGCATTGATACTACGAAAGATTTAGTAGAAATAATAGAAGAAGCAGTGCCCGCTTTTTACAAGAGACAAAAAATACACTGTGCTACAAAAACATTTCAGGCATTAAGAATAGAAACTAACGAAGAGTTAAAAAACATTGAAAAAGCATTGCCAGACAGTTTACGTTTGTTAAAAATGGGAGGTCGCATAGCTGTAATTTCATATCACAGTCTTGAAGACAGAATAGTAAAAAACCTATTTAAGAAGGAAAGTATTGATTGCCATTGCCCACCTAGCTTTCCAGTTTGCCAGTGTGGTCATAAGGCTAGTATAAAAATAATAACTAAAAAAATATTGCAGGCTTCTGAGGAGGAGTTGGCAAGAAACCCAAAAGCTCGAAGTGCAAAAATGCGAGTGGCGGAGAAGATTTAA
- the mraZ gene encoding division/cell wall cluster transcriptional repressor MraZ, with translation MFIGEYNHNLDAKGRLAVPAKFRSMLEEGAVVTKGLDNCLFLYPKKEWGDIAKKLSNLPISQSKARAFSRMMLAGAMDVEFDSQGRVTLPEYLRKFANLDKKTIVAGLYDRLEIWNESDWDKYKESSEGDSSEIAEALGDLGV, from the coding sequence ATGTTCATCGGTGAATACAATCATAATTTAGATGCAAAAGGTAGGTTAGCGGTTCCTGCGAAGTTCCGTTCGATGCTTGAAGAAGGAGCAGTTGTTACGAAGGGTTTAGATAACTGTCTTTTTTTATATCCAAAGAAAGAATGGGGTGATATTGCTAAAAAATTGTCTAATTTACCAATCAGTCAATCTAAAGCAAGAGCATTTAGTCGTATGATGTTAGCTGGGGCTATGGATGTAGAGTTTGATTCACAGGGACGTGTTACATTACCAGAATATTTAAGAAAGTTTGCAAACCTAGATAAAAAAACAATAGTAGCTGGTTTGTATGATAGGTTGGAAATTTGGAATGAAAGTGATTGGGATAAATATAAAGAAAGTTCAGAGGGGGATAGTAGTGAAATAGCTGAAGCTTTGGGTGATTTGGGAGTGTAG
- a CDS encoding tRNA threonylcarbamoyladenosine biosynthesis protein TsaB, with protein MELIIDTSKNQNILIELFSNGKLLAKKDFEASFTQAERLLPEIDLLLKKINKKSKDLEKIKVGNSGGSFSALRIGIVTANTLAYGLDIPVSSLDGKSIRIDNIEMVKPEYSSEPNITIGKKKL; from the coding sequence ATGGAATTAATAATCGATACAAGTAAAAATCAGAATATTCTTATAGAACTATTCTCTAATGGAAAATTATTAGCTAAAAAAGATTTTGAAGCAAGCTTTACTCAAGCTGAGAGACTTTTGCCGGAGATTGATTTATTATTAAAGAAAATTAATAAAAAATCAAAAGATTTAGAAAAAATAAAAGTAGGTAACAGTGGCGGTTCATTTTCAGCTTTGCGTATCGGAATAGTTACAGCGAATACATTGGCTTATGGTTTAGACATTCCCGTTTCTTCCCTCGATGGAAAAAGTATAAGAATCGATAATATTGAAATGGTAAAACCAGAATATTCAAGTGAACCAAATATAACAATTGGAAAAAAGAAGTTATAA